Part of the Funiculus sociatus GB2-C1 genome is shown below.
GATGAAATTATTGCTTACTTTGACAACCGAACTACGAGTGGTGTTGTTGAGGGTATTAACAATAAGCTCAAGTTGATTAAACGCTCTGCTTATGGGTTTAGGAATTTTGAAAAGTACCGAATTAGATGTTTACTTACTTGGCATTTTAATTATTGAATTAGCATACTAAGTACTGAAGAGCCAACTGCTATATTAAAACCGCTATATGAGATATGAGATATGAATTCATAACTCATATCTCATAAGTTTTCCCCAATCCCCAATCCCCAGTCCCCAGCCCCCAGTCCCCAGTCCCTAGTGCGGTAAAATGAATTGCCGATTGTTCTCCCCAAGATAGAGATTCATGATTTCGAGTAACGACTTTAGACCCGGTGTCACGATTGAATTAGATGGCGCTGTGTGGCGGGTGGTGGAATTTCTCCACGTCAAGCCAGGGAAGGGTGCAGCGTTTGTGCGGACGAAGCTGAAAAATGTGCAAACAGGTAGTGTGGTGGAGCGCACCTTCCGGGCTGCTGAAACGGTACCGCAAGCCAACCTGGAAAAGCGCACGATGCAGCATACCTACAAAGAGGCCGACCAGTTCGTGTTTATGGACATGGAAACCTATGAGGAAGCTTCTCTGCGAACAGATCAGATTGGCGATCGCGTGAAATACCTCAAGGAAGGCATGGAAGTGAACGTTATCCGCTGGGGCGAGCAGATAATGGAAGTAGAACTACCTAACTCGGTGGTGCTGGAAGTCACCCAAACCGATCCGGGCCTTAAAGGAGATACTGCTACGGGGGGATCAAAACCAGCAATTGTGGAAACTGGCGCTCAGGTAATGGTTCCTTTGTTTATTACTGTCGGCGAACGAATTAAGGTTGACACTCGTACCGATACTTATCTGGGTCGAGAAAATGCCTAATACCATTTTGGATTTTGGATTTTGGATTTTGAAGCGATTTTTGAGGATATGGATTCTTCCCAAAACATCGCGTGATTTTGGATTGTCAACTAAAAGCCAATACACAAGTCCAGAATTTGAAATCCGCAAGTCTCAAACAAAATGGTATAAGTCAGAGGAAGAATTAAAAATACCAAGTTAAAAATTTTAAAAGCGAAATTTTTAACTTGGCATTTTTAATTTTTTTTTTCATCCTTCATTCTTCATTCTTCCCGTCATGTCAATAGATTTCAACGAACTCCGCGAACTGCTGGCGGCGATCGCGCAAACCGATATTGCGGAGTTGACATTAAAAAGCGCTGATTTTGAACTTACGGTGCGGAAAGCGCCGCGCTTTATCGCTCCGGTCGATCCACCTGCCCTATCAACAAGCGATAGCCCCAGCGTTGCGCCTCCCACCCAAGCAGCATCTATTCCTGTGCTACCTAGTCCGGGTATTGAGGTGCCGCCCCGTGCGGTTGCTCCCGTTGCTGCTCCCAATAGTGATCGCAAATTACCAGAGGTCGCATCCCCAATGGTGGGAACGTTTTATCGCTCTCCGGCACCCGATGAACCTCCATTTGTCGAGGTAGGCGATCGCATCCGTACCGGGCAAACAGTCTGCATTATTGAAGCAATGAAGCTGATGAATGAAATTGAGGCTGAAGTGTCTGGTATTGTGATGGAAATTTTGGTTCAAAACGGCGAACCCGTCGAATATGGACAACCCTTAATGCGGATTAACCCAGAATAATTTTCCTGTTTCTAGATTGCAATTCGAGGTGCGATAAATGTTCAAAAAAAATCTTGCTTTTTCGGCTACTTTTGTCTACGATCTAATTATCTAATAATTGCATTTTTATAATGGAAATATTGACGTTTATTAACAAATCCAAATATTTCCATTATTTAATATAATAACCCAAAATAATAATATAAAAAGGTAACGAAGATTACACGAAAACAATTTATTTCATATTTAAGATTTTTGTGCTTTAGGCAATACGGTAAACTTTACCTACTTAAACATAACCCAACGCAGCTGATTGACTGCCAAATCTCCGATGAGCTACTAAGATTTTTCTGAGATATGATCGTTTTCCAACCCTCCACACCTACAACTTCTTGAAGTATCTGGCAATCGGTAAAAGCCCAAAACCCAGCTTTTCATAGGTACGACGTGCTGGGGCATGGCCAGGATCGCCTCCAGTCTCCACCATAGCAACGGACATCCCAGCAACTTTCATCCAATCAAGAGCGAATTGCGTCAGAGCGGTGCCAATGCCTCGACGTTGATAGTTTGGATCGACGGCGATCATGTAGATTTCACCCATGCTGCTCTCCGAGTGGAGTTTCACCGCTACAAAGCCCACGGTTGAACCAGAGTCTATCGCAACCCACACCTTTGTG
Proteins encoded:
- a CDS encoding GNAT family N-acetyltransferase — protein: MQIEPYDPRQLDAVIRLSLLAWTPVFDSIQNAMDFDVYRAFYPDDWRVSQQKAVEEVCADEDTKVWVAIDSGSTVGFVAVKLHSESSMGEIYMIAVDPNYQRRGIGTALTQFALDWMKVAGMSVAMVETGGDPGHAPARRTYEKLGFGLLPIARYFKKL
- the efp gene encoding elongation factor P, whose protein sequence is MISSNDFRPGVTIELDGAVWRVVEFLHVKPGKGAAFVRTKLKNVQTGSVVERTFRAAETVPQANLEKRTMQHTYKEADQFVFMDMETYEEASLRTDQIGDRVKYLKEGMEVNVIRWGEQIMEVELPNSVVLEVTQTDPGLKGDTATGGSKPAIVETGAQVMVPLFITVGERIKVDTRTDTYLGRENA
- a CDS encoding transposase, coding for DEIIAYFDNRTTSGVVEGINNKLKLIKRSAYGFRNFEKYRIRCLLTWHFNY
- the accB gene encoding acetyl-CoA carboxylase biotin carboxyl carrier protein; translated protein: MSIDFNELRELLAAIAQTDIAELTLKSADFELTVRKAPRFIAPVDPPALSTSDSPSVAPPTQAASIPVLPSPGIEVPPRAVAPVAAPNSDRKLPEVASPMVGTFYRSPAPDEPPFVEVGDRIRTGQTVCIIEAMKLMNEIEAEVSGIVMEILVQNGEPVEYGQPLMRINPE